The following coding sequences are from one Halomonas sp. HAL1 window:
- a CDS encoding invasion associated locus B family protein, with the protein MPHNLTQNLTQNLCKIGLLSLLALSPNAFSQQQPGAAAGNDVTTESFQDWEVRCQRNAEGPTPCAMAQLVTQPDSDQPLMQVILDYPPQIDDPVMSFFVPLGVRLAAGLQLSVDNGEPIQFPYQVCQEQGCRADVPIEPAMLQQLRSGSTATLSMIDPRGERLDLDISLTGFTDASTRIAR; encoded by the coding sequence ATGCCGCACAATCTGACTCAAAACCTGACTCAAAACTTATGCAAGATAGGGCTATTATCGCTCTTAGCGTTGTCTCCCAACGCCTTCAGCCAACAACAGCCGGGAGCGGCTGCCGGTAATGATGTCACCACCGAATCGTTCCAGGATTGGGAAGTCCGCTGCCAGCGTAATGCCGAGGGCCCGACTCCGTGTGCGATGGCGCAATTGGTTACGCAACCTGACAGCGACCAGCCCTTGATGCAGGTAATTCTCGACTACCCGCCTCAGATCGATGACCCGGTGATGAGCTTCTTCGTGCCGCTGGGGGTACGTCTGGCAGCAGGCTTGCAATTGAGTGTGGATAACGGTGAGCCAATCCAGTTCCCCTATCAGGTCTGCCAAGAGCAAGGCTGCCGTGCTGACGTCCCCATTGAACCAGCGATGTTGCAGCAACTCCGCAGTGGCAGCACAGCAACCCTCAGCATGATTGATCCACGCGGTGAACGCCTGGATCTGGATATTTCGCTGACCGGCTTTACCGACGCCAGTACCCGCATCGCTCGTTGA
- a CDS encoding glutathione S-transferase family protein: MITLWGRNNSTNVKKVLWVMEELELPFEQIQAGLQHGVNNTPEYLAMNPTGLVPLLKDDATNSVLWESNAIIRYLAAQYGQNKLWIEVPAKRAQMEKWMEWANSTLTPAHRKILMGFVRTPPEKRDNAAIEAAVKECEALFAIMDNALANQTWFSGDAFGLGDISIAPFIYNMLNSGLTWQTHPNLERWYQQLTELPSFQKVVMIPVT; this comes from the coding sequence ATGATTACGCTTTGGGGTCGCAATAACTCCACCAACGTCAAAAAAGTGCTGTGGGTAATGGAAGAGCTGGAACTGCCTTTCGAGCAAATCCAAGCCGGTCTTCAGCACGGGGTAAACAACACACCAGAGTACCTAGCCATGAACCCCACAGGTTTAGTGCCACTACTCAAAGACGACGCCACCAATAGCGTTCTCTGGGAATCTAACGCCATTATTCGCTACCTTGCCGCGCAATATGGCCAGAACAAGCTATGGATTGAAGTCCCCGCCAAGCGCGCACAGATGGAAAAATGGATGGAGTGGGCCAACAGCACACTAACCCCTGCCCATCGCAAGATACTGATGGGCTTTGTCAGAACACCGCCCGAAAAACGCGATAATGCCGCCATCGAAGCAGCGGTGAAGGAGTGCGAAGCGCTATTTGCAATAATGGATAACGCGCTGGCAAACCAGACCTGGTTTTCCGGCGACGCTTTTGGCCTGGGCGATATCTCCATTGCGCCCTTCATTTACAACATGCTCAACAGCGGCCTAACCTGGCAAACCCACCCCAACCTAGAGCGGTGGTACCAACAGCTTACTGAGCTGCCCAGCTTCCAGAAGGTTGTGATGATCCCTGTGACTTAA
- a CDS encoding ketopantoate reductase family protein produces the protein MASHWILGPGAIGRLLAHSLSPLVTTKLIGRRTLPEQQTLTTPEGEQRVQRLNVLTVAPLASEANEPPAFVHITTKAMAAEAALESLASIVHPSTPLVLWQNGFLAQPRITQAWPGPVLCATTTEGAYLTGDDGVVHAGRGHTFVGDLNNQHGELAETLAQTLTQAGLAATKVEDIRQRLWQKLAVNAAINPLVALNNVHNGELRGEAYADRVVAVVKEVAAIMLTEDIQPPNNRQGEDGWLALVWQVIENTANNKASMLQDVEAKRPTERGAILGPLIESAQRHRLACKELQALDNKIAALEASFNR, from the coding sequence ATGGCTTCCCACTGGATACTCGGCCCTGGTGCCATTGGCCGCCTATTGGCCCATTCTCTTTCACCTCTTGTGACCACCAAGCTAATCGGTCGCAGAACGCTGCCTGAACAGCAAACGCTTACCACGCCTGAAGGCGAGCAGCGTGTACAACGTCTAAATGTGCTCACTGTTGCCCCATTGGCTTCTGAAGCAAATGAACCGCCTGCCTTTGTGCATATCACCACCAAAGCCATGGCTGCTGAGGCGGCGCTTGAAAGCCTTGCCAGCATTGTCCACCCTTCCACGCCGCTCGTGCTGTGGCAAAACGGTTTTTTGGCGCAGCCGCGCATTACCCAAGCTTGGCCGGGGCCAGTGCTTTGCGCGACAACCACCGAAGGCGCTTATTTAACGGGTGATGATGGCGTTGTGCATGCAGGACGCGGGCATACCTTTGTTGGCGATTTGAATAATCAACACGGTGAGTTGGCAGAAACACTAGCGCAGACACTGACCCAGGCGGGTCTCGCCGCGACTAAGGTGGAAGATATTCGTCAGCGGTTATGGCAGAAGCTGGCCGTGAATGCAGCGATTAATCCGTTGGTGGCGTTAAATAATGTGCATAACGGTGAATTACGCGGTGAAGCGTATGCGGACCGTGTTGTGGCAGTGGTGAAAGAAGTTGCGGCGATTATGTTAACTGAGGACATTCAGCCGCCAAATAACCGCCAGGGTGAGGATGGTTGGCTGGCATTGGTTTGGCAAGTCATTGAGAACACCGCGAACAATAAAGCATCCATGCTGCAGGATGTGGAGGCTAAACGCCCCACCGAACGTGGGGCTATTTTGGGGCCGTTGATTGAGAGCGCCCAGCGCCATAGGTTGGCGTGTAAGGAGTTGCAGGCGCTCGATAATAAGATAGCAGCGTTAGAAGCGAGCTTTAACCGTTAA
- the mmsB gene encoding 3-hydroxyisobutyrate dehydrogenase encodes MRTTLMTTVAFIGLGNMGGPMAANLSKAGFNVRAFDLSEDALETAKSNGCEVAFSAQEAATGADFVISMLPAGKHVRGLYVEGDTPLFEVIKQSALVIDCSTIDADTARSVAAEGEKLGIGFVDAPVSGGVGGAQAGTLTFIVGGSDAQFEQAKLVLDVMGKNIFHAGDHGAGQVAKVCNNMLLSILMAGTCEAINMGVKNGLDPAVLSEIMKQSSGGNWALNVYNPYPGVMENAPASKNYQGGFQVDLMIKDLGLAMDVSQQSASAVPMGSAARSLFTLHKAKGNGKLDFSSLMQFYQDKA; translated from the coding sequence ATAAGGACAACACTCATGACTACCGTCGCGTTTATTGGTTTAGGCAATATGGGTGGCCCGATGGCCGCCAACCTATCGAAAGCGGGTTTTAACGTTCGCGCTTTTGACCTTTCAGAAGACGCACTAGAAACAGCCAAATCCAACGGCTGTGAAGTCGCTTTTTCGGCCCAGGAAGCTGCCACTGGCGCGGATTTTGTCATCTCAATGCTGCCTGCAGGCAAGCATGTGCGCGGACTCTATGTTGAGGGCGATACCCCGCTGTTCGAAGTGATCAAGCAGAGCGCGCTGGTGATCGACTGCTCCACGATTGATGCCGATACCGCCCGCAGCGTAGCCGCCGAAGGCGAGAAGCTGGGCATTGGCTTTGTGGATGCGCCGGTTTCCGGTGGGGTAGGCGGAGCCCAAGCGGGCACGCTGACCTTTATCGTCGGCGGCTCGGATGCTCAGTTCGAACAGGCCAAATTGGTGCTGGACGTGATGGGCAAAAACATCTTCCACGCCGGTGACCATGGTGCGGGGCAGGTGGCCAAAGTCTGCAACAACATGCTGCTATCCATCCTGATGGCGGGCACCTGTGAAGCGATCAACATGGGCGTCAAAAACGGTCTGGATCCCGCGGTGCTTTCGGAAATCATGAAGCAGAGTTCTGGTGGCAACTGGGCGTTGAATGTGTATAACCCCTACCCAGGCGTCATGGAAAATGCACCCGCTTCGAAAAACTACCAAGGCGGCTTCCAGGTAGACCTGATGATCAAGGATCTGGGCCTGGCCATGGATGTCAGCCAGCAAAGCGCCTCTGCGGTGCCCATGGGCTCCGCCGCCCGCTCGCTGTTTACCCTTCATAAAGCCAAGGGCAACGGCAAACTCGACTTCTCAAGCCTGATGCAATTTTATCAGGATAAAGCGTAA